AGAAaactgtgtttttgtttgtggcagAGAAATTTGCCCTGAACCGCAGCTCGTggcaaatattatttttccCAGGCAAATCAGCAATTGCAGTGTTTAGATAACTAAGCTAACATCCAGTTTCCCCGAAACGTTTTTCCAAAAGTGAAAGTCAACAACGAGAGGATTTTTGGATGTGCTGTGCTGCCCTGCCATGCCCTGCCTCATTTCGTATACCCATACCCAGCTCATCTCATCTAATATTTAGCATAAGTAAAGAAAATGAGACCACAGAAAGAGGCACTCATCTCCATGTATAGTACATAATCATTTAAATACTCTACCTCTTACACATATCATATCATGCTGTTTTTGGCTGTTGTCGGATGCGGATTACATAGGTCATTATGCTGGGCGACTCGGGAGTGGGCAAGACATCGCTTTTGATACGATTCCGCGATGGTCGCTATGTGCCCAGCTATTTCCTGAGCACCGTTGGCATTGATTTTAGGGTAAGAGCGCTTTATTCCCAAAAgtctttggttttcttgttgttcttggttttctgttgttcttgttctcgttgttgtaattgttgttcATTCTAAGTGTTGTCTCTCCTTCTGTCCTACTGTTACTCTGTGTTaaacatccatccatccatccatctatccatccatctatcctcCTACTCTAACGtctttcttctgcttctgctctttctcccactgtgtgtgtgtctcctgTCAACAGTTGTCAAGGCTTTCAATGCGATTTTCACCTGCTTACCTCTCACTCACTCTGTGTAACTttccgccccccccccccgcttctctctctccctctctctctctctctctctctctctctctctgtctctgtctctctgcgtGACCTCCTCTATGAGTTGCGGTTTTCCTGATTTCGTAGTACTGCCTGCGGTTGTCCTCTTTACGTTTAGTTCTTGTTCAAACCTTATCTTTCAGTACCACAGAATCCCCATCCCAATCCCAGGTCCAGCACCAGGAATCCCTGTAACCCTCTGTTTGTTGTCtcgtttctgtgtgtgtgtgtgtgtgtgcgctgcaGGTCGGGCGTCTTTCTGATAAAGATCCTTGGGGGACTATTTATTAAAAAGCATGTGAACTTGAAAAGGACTTGTTGATGTTTTTCCTCTCCTTCGTCCAAATGAATTTGTGTGCCCGTGTAGCCGTAGCAGTTCTCtaaatgtatctttgtatctgtgcgCAGCTCTGTAAATGTATCTTTAGCTGTGTGCTCGTTTAAGTTGTTGTAATTTTATTATACTTATTATTGTGTCGTTTTTGTGTCGTTTTTGTGCGGTCCAACATTTAGAGGCTTAGAGGTTTTCCTGCCCCGAggcttgctctctctttctctctctctctccctcactctgtctctctctgtttcatggctcataaatttattaaaatacaagCGGAAATTGCCTTTAACatgtctctctatctctattttTTCACTTTCTCTAGCtatccctgtctctgtctcttacTTACAATCCTGTAAAATTTTACAAATGCCTGGCAAATGGGAGCTAGGGCTGGGCCTGGCGTTTCCTTGACTTTAAATTGTTTCCATGTTTTCTCTATATTAAATGTATGTCGATCCCAGGCATTGTCTAACTTTCCAAAGAAGGATGGGGCATGGGCAACCCCCATTTGAGGAGGCATTGGGGAATGACCTGAACCCCAAATCAGATTCGCTGGGGAGTTGTTCATGTTGATTTTTCAGCTTGGCTGACTCTTGGCCAACTTGTAGGGTGGCTCCGAGTACAAGTAATggctacatatgtataaagtaaatgaatattttatatgaGTATGGCTATGAATATATGGATAGTATGTTTAATTAACGTAGAAATAAGCAAAGAACTTTTCAATGTTgtttaatgtgtgtgtgtttttcacTTCATTAGTAATCCAATTGTATCTCACACTTTACCCAAATATTTCCTCatcaatacatacatatgtacatgagtatgtatgtttgtatttaAGTGTCTGTCTGTATTCCTCCCATCAACAAATTTCAGCTGAATTGTGGCAGTGCATTGACATTTTGTTTACCCGGCTagaataatttatgtttttggttTATCTTTTAGtctgaaaacgaaaacgaaaatgaaattgaaatcaaatcaaatcaaggCAATATGCTGCCCTCACAGACAACACATTCAGCAAAGAACATCctccatttatatttatgctcGTACCTTTTTGGTGTACTACCACTATGTtcatctgtgtatctgtgtatcttttaTGCTATTGACTGACTGTCTGAGTAGCTTATAGGTACggggagtggctgtggctgtggcagtggcaatggcccTGCCAATGGCCGAATGTTTGCCACTCATTACGGGAGTGTGGATCCACATCAGTGCTTTCATCAACTGGAAATTGCTGAGTCTGCCCCTTACTTATGAATATTTATACCAATACGATGCCCCGTCTCCACTTATTtgtctgcatgtgtgtgctttCGGGTCTTCATAAACGGacacgctgcgtatgcgtagTGCATTAAGCATACGCAGCGTGTTCCagcctctctcgctcttcctctctctctctctctctctgtatctctgtttGATATTCTGGGCACGGTTGTTGTGCATGAACATTTCGTgaattaattacattttacataACAATTGGATTCTCATGGTCGAAGTTCGTGTGCATTtaaaacaataattaattgcatttacaATCGTGTTGCACAATCCAGAACAAAGTGGTCGTCGTCGATGGCACACGTGTAAAGCTACAAATCTGGGACACGGCTGGGCAGGAGCGTTTCCGCAGCGTTACACACGCCTACTACCGAGATGCCCATGGTGAGTgcctcttctcttctcctctcCAGTCTTTCTAATTATCCTTTCCCTTTGAtcctaattaaattatttttccaATCTGCATGCGAACCGGCAATCCACACCAACactaaaccaaaaaccaacaccgacatggacatggacatggacaccGAAACCGACACCGAagctttgctgctgctgtacgaTGTTACCAACAAGACCACCTACGACAACATTCGGGCCTGGCTGGGGGAGATACGGGAGTACGCCCAGGAGGACGTGGTCATCGTTTTAATAGGTGAGCGTGTAGCGTGGGAGGAGATGGGGATGCTGCAGATGCAGCTGTAGCTGCAGCTGAAAGCTTTTGCCCAGCGGAAACGCTAATCCACTTATAAATTTTGAGCCAAAttcacttttgtttttgccaacGCTTTTGCCTTTTCTAACTCATTCAGGCAACAAGGCCgattgcagtggcagtgagCGACAGGTGAAGAGGGAGGATGGCGAGCGCCTGGGCAGGGAGCACAATGTCCCTTTCATGGAGACATCAGCCAAGACGGGACTCAATGTGGAGCTGGCCTTTACAGCGGTTGCTAGGTAAGTCTTTCACCTGGTCAAAAGAGAGCTCTTCTGGGAAACTCCCATTTATTACACTGATTTCTACACACCCACCACCTACCACCCACCacatctctatctctctgtctttctttctctgtTGTCGCCTGCAGGCAGCTTAAGAGTCGCGGCTACGAGCACGGCGATGATGGAAAATTCAATGTGCATGATTTTGTGCGTGACAATACAAAGGCGCGCTCCGTCTGTGCCCAGTGCAGGAACATGTAATTTTCCCCGGCCACATCCTCCCGATCCCGTGCACAAAAGAATGGCAGGACGAGCAGGAAAGCATAAAAACAGGAGGGGCGGGGGAAAAAACAATAAGCTAGCATACAGATCAAAGGGAAATGGGGAAAGGTCGATGGGGAGGCGGCAGGAGCTGGGCGCAAAAGTCGAACTTCTGCATTTAATAAACACGCAAAATACGCACACAacaacagatacaaatacagatacatacagaAAAACACGACCCACAGATACACCTACAGACAGGATAACATGTTGGCACCAATTTTTTAAGACCCTAGCGGGAAGGTAGCGGATAGTAGGGGAGCGGGCAAGTACATGGTATGTGCGGTATGGTTAGCATTTTGTATGTAAATTGGAATTTTTTTGGAACCGGGGCGGGACGGGCAGAGATACGTACTCGTATCATACTTTAAGGATGGCCAGTGcataaattattgaacaatatatacatatatatatactatatacagaTATGATATATCCATATACAACTGCATAAATGTACTTTATTAAAAACGAGGAACCCTAATGGAGCAAGGGATGATCTCCAGTCCTCAACTAAGAGAAACCAATCGCCAATCCGGATTAGGAATGGGAATCAAGACACgaaatcgtaatcgtaatcgtaatcgtaatcgcaGCAAAATCATGCAACATTGAGATTTGTCCAGCACGTCCATGGGAGACCGCCAAATGGAGGGACCGAACGGAACCCAGCGTGAATCAGCATCAGCTCCATAAAGATATATTACCCTCGAGAGGAGCAGCCGGAGAGATGAtcgctggatggatggatggaaccAAATCCTATTCAAGAAATACAATCACTCAATTTACCTATACTACtataaagaaacaaaacaaaagattaTACCTATTACCAAATGTTTTTGGTTCTCTAATGTTAAAATCTTAATTGTTATGGCCTATCGTTAAGTTTTTAGATCCACACCAAACCAAAGAATGCCTGAAggcattttaaattatttacacAGACACTAATGAATACCCCTTGCAATTAAGTTAGTTGAAGCTCTCTATTTAAGTCCACATGCCACACCTATAGCAAGCCgtagagcagcagcaggagaaggagaaggagcagaaaGAGGAGGGTTACAAATAATCAAAGTTATAACTATAGTCTCCTACAACAGACCGCAGCGGCATCCGACGCATGCATACTATATCATAGCAGCAAAACAGCGTTATATCCAAGCAGACGGAATGTCTATACcataaacaacaaatacatatttacattGAATGTggttaaaaaacaaaaaactaaaaagtggagtgtttttatttcaaattcaaattgggCCGCAGACTCAAATGCTGTTCAAAATACTCTCAGTGTGCTGTTAAACGCTGCTAAGTGCTGCTATATTGGTATAATTAAGAACAAAGGATACCGAAACTTTCATATGCAGGTTTTTCGAATTTTTGCCTGAGATGTGAGATCATCGTGCTTTCgtgcataatttatttattgcatttaagTCCTTGTCGcgcattcactttcaaacgaTTTCTTTTTGGCGCTCAAGTTTGGTCGGACTtgatctcttttttttgggatttgtGATGGGATATCCTCCTGTCGTGGAGGGATTTTTTCTCGCCGCAATGTCCCTTTTCAGCTCAACAATGTCCCTTCATTCAATACTCActtttgttcaacttttttgtttaaaccgtattttagtcaaaatacaataaatgggaGTACTAAAACATAGTTTATCATGTAGAAAATTtcttcatcaatgggataaaactatgtgggcagggctaaAGACTTTAGTTAGCCAGAATTTTttaacggaatatcaaaattgagcaataggaTCGACAGTTCTTTGtcgtattttttgtttgaccctTTGAactaaaacattttttttaggCAAAGTCCAATAAAAGAAGGTGTTTTAAACAAgtcagtcaagtagaaaataggttCATTAATGTCTATCTAGCTAGCAATATTCATATCAAAAACggggaatatgtataatagaacttgaattcgtcagtatatttacggtatatttttcaaataagacggtatattttcttatattttggTATAATTCTGAGGTTTGGAGGGTATATTCTATcaataaatccgcggtcacactgctggTAACACgtgcaaaaaaccaaaacagcgtaaatttattgaaatttcttTGATAAAGTACCTGTAACCATGGCGGATCACGCGTTCCATCGACCGGGGCCGCTGAAGCAAACCAATAAGGTCCACAAAACGGGCCGTCATCGCTCCAAGGGAGCCATCGAGAATGCAACAAAAGGTAGGGATGCTCCACAATTGCGAATCCGGAAAACAAACTCTTTAAAACTATTATTCTCGCAGGCAAAATCGGGTTTAAGGCCCTCTCGCACcggcacaagcagcagcagcgcagggAGCAGCGACGCAACCAGCAAAATCAACTGCGAAAGAACAAACGCGATGAGGTGCTGGAGCAGAAGCGGAAGCTTGGGGGCCAGAACACAGCTCCGTTCCTGGTGTGTCTGCTGCCTATGCACGAGCAGATCGATCCCAAGTCGGCCCTGGCCATCCTCGAGGGCTGCGACAGCGAGCTGGTGGTGGAGAGATCTCCGAGTGGGATTACCTACATGAATCTTCCGCGTTTCAAGCAGCGATTCGCCTTTGTCACCCCACCCGTGGGACGCGGCAACGAACTGATTGTCCTGGACTACCTCAAGGTATGCGACACAACGCTCCTTTTGACATCAGCCTCCTTTGGGGACGACGAGATATTTGACCGCTGGGGCCAGCGCATTTTCAATATGATCTCCGCCCAAGGGATACCCACTCCCATGGTGGCTCTCATGGATCTGGAGTCACTGAATCCCAAGCGTCGTCCTGCCAGCAAGCAGGCAGCACAGAAAATCATCTCCAAACTGTTGCCCGAGGAGAAACTCATGCAGTTGGACACCGCCGCCGAGGGACTGAACGTGATGCGTCGCATCGGAGGACAGAAGAAGCGCATTCTGCACAACGTGGAGAATCGGCCGCATCTCTTCGGTGACATTGTGGAGTTTAAGCCCAATGGCGAGGCGAGCGATGATTTGGGCACGCTGGAGGTGACTGGCTTCCTGCGTGGACAGTCGCTGAATGTCAATGGACTGGTGCATATTCCCGGGCTGGGTGACTTCCAGGTGGGTCAAGTGGTTGCCCCGCCAGATCCGTACAAGCTGGACAAGTCTCGCGATGGAGAAAATGTGGCAGTGCGACTCCTTGATATCAGTGATCCCCTGAAGCGCACCTCGCTGCAGAGCGAGAACATCCCCGATCCCATGGACGCAGAGCAGACGTGGCCCACCGAGGAGGAGATCGAGGCCTCCcaaaaggaaaccaaaaaaatgaaGCTGGTTAAGCGAGTGCCCAAGGGCTTCAGCGAGTACCAAGCGGCCTGGATACCCGACATCGAAGAGGTAGAGGATCCGGACAAGGAGGAAGACGACGAGGACATGAGCGACGATGATGAGGAAGCTGAAGATGACGAGGACTTCATGTCCTGTGACAACAAATCCTTCGAGGATGAATGCGAGAAACGCGACTCCGATACGGAGGAGTTCCAGGACAGCGTTTCAGTGTCATCGGAGGCAGCCGTCAACGACGAAAAATACGACCAGCAGATGGACTTCCAGGAGGAGCGTGAAACCATGCAAAAACTGCAGCAAGCACGCACAGATCAGCTCTGGCCCGATGAGATAGACACGCCGCTGGATGTACCCGCCCACGAGCGATTCCAGAAGTACCGTGGCCTAGAGTCCTTCAGGACTTCGCCATGGGATGCCAAGGAGAATCTGCCCAGCGACTATTCTCGCATTTACCAATTCAAGAATTTCGACCGCACCAAAAGGAGGGTTCTGGCCGAAGCCAAGGATTTCGACGGTATTTTGGTAAGCTTCGTATTCTGATATCCCGCTTTGGAGTCCCTTCTAATCTCGAGTTTCTTCTTTGCAGCCTGGTCTCTACATCACGCTCCATGTGATCAATGTGCCCGCCAGCCGTTGGGCCGCCTTCAAGTCCGCCCAGCTCACCGACAACATCATTGTGTATGGCATGCTGCCGCACGAGCATCAGATGTGCGTGATGAATGTCGTGCTGCAGCGCATGCCCGACTCTGAGGTTCCCCTCAAATCCAAGGAGGAGCTGATTGTACAGTGTGGCTATCGCCGCTTTGTGGTCAATCCTATTTACAGCCAACACACCAACGGCGACAAGCACAAGGTGAGAGACGCACTCTATGATCTCCATATGAATCCCTGCCAATGGTTGAATTTATTTGCAGTTTGAGCGCTACTTCCGTCCGTATGAGACAGTCTGCGCCACCTTTTATGCACCCATTCAGTTCCCTCCCTCCGCTGTGCTAGCATTCAAAGTGAATCCCGACTCGACGCTGGCCTTGGTGGCCCGCGGACGCCTCATCTCGTGTAATCCAGATCGCATCGTGCTCAAGCGCGTCGTCCTCAGTGGCCACCCCATGCGCATCAATCGCAAATCGGCCACGATACGCTACATGTTCTTCTACAAGGAGGATGTCGAGTACTTCAAGCCCGTTAAACTAAGGACCAAATGCGGACGATTGGGCCACATCAAGGAGTCGCTGGGTACGCATGGCCACATGAAGTGCTACTTCGATGGACAGTTGAGATCCTACGACACGGCCTTCATGTATCTGTATAAGCGGGTCTTTCCCAAGTGGACCTACGAGGAGTGCCTGGTGCGCACGGCGGAGAACGAGCGCCAACAGGTGGTGGCGAACAGGAGAAtcgaacagcagcaacaggtaGCCATGGATATGTAGAATgtacatacagacacacacgtaAACCTCGTTTTTGATAATAGGAATAATAGAATTATATTCACAAACAATTGTCTTAATTTAAGGTAGAGGCAATACGagtacaatatacatacacaaaACATGGATACGATTAAAAGCTTACCACATTGCACAAAGGTAGATAGATCGAGCGGAGGGGGTGTTAATACAGATTTCCGGCTAGGATTTGGTAGCAGGGATTATTGTACTGGGATGGGGCGGGGGACAGGACAGATGGCGGGGCTGGTATTTAGTAATTGGTGGATAGACATTTGCGTCGCTTCTTCTGGAGCTGTTCGACCTGTTCGGTTATTTGGATGGGTGTTTGGAAACCTTGTACAATGGTATTCACGGTGAGAACCGTGGCTATAAATTGATTGATGGATATGTGCCAGGCCTCGGAGGTGTTtgtgctgctactgctgctacccctgctgctgctgggcttcCCGCTGGCCTGACGGAGCTCCTCCTCGAGTGCCACAAATAGACGGGTGGtgctgctgtgctctgctgcgGGCGTTGTGGGGTTGCCATTGCTATCCGGTTGCTGTAGAACACATTTATACAAGGTCATTCCGTCACAGTTTGGGTGGGATTAAGGATTGCTTACCTCATCGCCGCTGCCGCCCAAATTGAGTTGGGTAAAGCTCTCTAGGCTGGGTTCCTTTTTGATGTTGCTGTTTCCCAGCTCCAGCAGATTCTCATCTGTAAAGAAAAAGAGCCTTACAATGCAACCGATTACTGGGGACTTGTGGCATCACTTACATGCCATTCGCATCTCCTCGTCCTGCACACAGCCCATGATCTCGATAATGCTGCGCCACAGCAGCTGGAAGTTCTCCTTGCGCAAATGCGGAATGGTCTGATGCGAGCCCGAGGCCCCCTCATCGGGCTGGTCGAGCAGATAGCCGAGGCTGCCCAGGCTTCTCGAATCCGTGGCATTCGAGTCGGCACGCTCCAGTCGCGTAGCAGCAACCAGGTCACTGATCTGTGAGAAATTCGATATAGTCTCGACATTCAGAAGCATTTTatcggctgcagcagcagcagccgcggAAGCTGAGGCTGCTCCAGCAGTCGCTCCCGGCGGCGGAGTCATtcgtgccgctcccagatctgAAATATCCGAAAATGTGTCAATCGATTCGTAACGTCCCTGCTGGCGTAGGCCGAACTCTTGGCCGTCGTCATCCCGCCCAGCATCGGAGCGTGTTGCAGTAGCAGTAGTAGTACCCgggagtgctgctgctggcagatCCACATAGAATGTTGAATTGCGCTGCGCCAGCGAGGAGGTGTTGGAATTCAGCGACAAATTGGGCGTGTTGCGTGATAGATCCATGAACGTATTGCCCGATATACCCGCCAGATTATGCAAATGCTGTGTGGCACTGATCAGAGCATAGTCATCGGCATCAAATTGATGATCCGAGGGCGAGGGCAAAGCCTCCATGGACTCTGAAGCATCGTCGCTGTAAAGAGAATCATGAAATTATCAGGTAAAAAGCTGAAGCGTTGTGCTACTTTTACacttttatacccggtactcagtcagtttatatgtacatatgtgatCTTATGATGCACTTTACTGTAACTTACACAAAACATTTAATACGTAAGCGCTGGAATTATTATCGCAGCCGATGCATCGCGATGACTGCCGCatgtctatctctctctttctctcccgctctctctctcatttactaacgagagagaaagagaggaaacACGTGCGCTAATTATGTTGTACTGTTAATTCTTGCACTTCGTTTATACTCTTTCCGCTTAATGTCCTATTTGATTATAAATGTATAATGTTTTATCTGATTTCACTTATCTACTGTTTTAATATATGCCCTACATCtatccgtctctctctctttcacttctCACGCCAACACCAGACGTAATATCTCGCTCTCCTCCGCCAAGGGGCGAAcgctgcacgaggaagagtgtgtgagagatagagagagagtgagaaagagagagagaatcatttgttccttctggctataataataatccgatctgatcccaATTCTGCAATCAGCTAGATAAGGTCAGGAAAACTTTGAAAAAACCTtgatatcacagaagtctgcacacaaaatttggttgctatAGATCTTatagacatggctatatcggaATATCGGGTTCGAaaacgctttcttctgggtgttacacacgtACACTTTGTGGTTTCCACAtccaccacaaaactaatatatCCCTAAACTCTTGGATTATCGGGCATAAAAATGTACAGAATAATTTACAGCACAAATTCCACTCACTCAAAGAAATCTTCCGCCTCAAAGGCCTCCTCGGCATCATCTTTGGTCCGTGGACGCGGACGACGTGATCGTTCGATTTCCGCCTTGGATAACAGAGGCGGCAAATGCAACACATAAAGTAATTTCAGTTTCTCCATGCTCTTGGAGGAGCAAACCAAGCCCAGGGCATTGATAAGCTGTCCAAAATCCAGATATCCAGTACCCTTCTTGTCTGTGAGCTGAAAACACATAACAAAtgataaataatacaaaattgtaCTCCACTTTTCTCCTCTTACCCTGAACAACTTTTCGCCAAGATCCACGCTGACACACTTCCGCCAGGGAGTTAGCTCTGTGAAGAGTGTGTGGAATACCTCATAGTTGACCCAGTAGGCCTCGTATCTGCCATTACTGCCACCCAGGACAGGGTCATTCGGTACCCTGGTGGGCGATTGATgatgcagcagctgcggcgTCTCCGACAGCGAGCATtgtgccttctgctgctgctgcatggaCTTCAACGCGTGTTTTTCCTCTCGGATGATGGTGAGCAGCATGTGCAGCTCGTTTCGATCGAAATAGGGATTCTGTAAATAGGCCTTGACAACGGTCTTCTCGTTGTCAATGTCAAACTGACGCATGGTCAGGCGTCGGTGCTTGTTGCGCAGCTCCTCGATGCGCTGCTGGGTCAGTTCCTCGCCGAATTTTGTGTACGCCTCGTGGATGAGGGTCTGCACAGTTTGCGTCTGTGAGCGTTCCATCTTGCGTTTGTCCGTGGAGGGCGGCACTTGATAGTCGGGATTGTAAATGCCCTCCAGATAGTTTTGCAGCACCAGCATGGCCTCGCCATCGTCCTGGCACTTGAGCAGCTTGTCGCGATTCCATTCGATGATCTGCAAAGCCACCATAAAGATGATCTTGGCGCCCTCGTAGAAGAAACAGTCGAGTATGTGGAGCGAGCTCTCATAGCTGATTACGCTCATGAAGATGGTGAGGAACCACGAAATGGAGATCATTTTGATGACGCCCAGCTGCTCCAGATGCTCGTGCAGATCGGCCAGATGAGTTTCGACCAGTTCATTGAGCACGCCCTGATCAATCTGTGCCCCCACCACCTTGTCCTTGTAGTAGTCCGGCAAGAGGTTCTCGCACAGGCTGGCCAGCATCCAGAAGGCGTTCTCTTCGTCGCAAAACAGTAGGAATACCGACGAGACAATGTTCATGGCCTGGCAGTAACCCACCTGCGGATTGCGCAGGGCATAGGCTTGCAGGACGCGCCTCAGTGCGCCAATGCCGTCTGTGCTCTGGAATGCCGGATGCTCGGGCAGTGAACGGGGCAGATCCCTGTCGATTTCGTCGTGAGCAAAGCAATCCTTAATGCAGGCAGCCTTCTCCACCAGATCCTCGTACAATCCGGGATTCATTTCCTTGTCGTGAATGGCACCGGAGAAGATCAACCAAATCTCCTGACGCAACTGGTCCGGAATGCCCTCCACAATGAGATTTATGACATCGGTGGTGCGGAACATGCCAATGCCGCGTCCAAAGTCACGGAAATGTGCCTCCCAACGCACCATCTTCTCCTCCTGATTCCTGATTATGTCTGAACTGAACTGTGTCTTGAATGTGTTCATCAAGGCTGTCTGCTTGCTCCAGGAGATGTCGTACTTGGCACGTTCCCGACTCACGGGACTGCAACAGATAATCGTATTGTGAAATGGCGCCTTATTCG
The sequence above is a segment of the Drosophila pseudoobscura strain MV-25-SWS-2005 chromosome X, UCI_Dpse_MV25, whole genome shotgun sequence genome. Coding sequences within it:
- the Tsr1 gene encoding pre-rRNA-processing protein TSR1 homolog, whose amino-acid sequence is MADHAFHRPGPLKQTNKVHKTGRHRSKGAIENATKGKIGFKALSHRHKQQQRREQRRNQQNQLRKNKRDEVLEQKRKLGGQNTAPFLVCLLPMHEQIDPKSALAILEGCDSELVVERSPSGITYMNLPRFKQRFAFVTPPVGRGNELIVLDYLKVCDTTLLLTSASFGDDEIFDRWGQRIFNMISAQGIPTPMVALMDLESLNPKRRPASKQAAQKIISKLLPEEKLMQLDTAAEGLNVMRRIGGQKKRILHNVENRPHLFGDIVEFKPNGEASDDLGTLEVTGFLRGQSLNVNGLVHIPGLGDFQVGQVVAPPDPYKLDKSRDGENVAVRLLDISDPLKRTSLQSENIPDPMDAEQTWPTEEEIEASQKETKKMKLVKRVPKGFSEYQAAWIPDIEEVEDPDKEEDDEDMSDDDEEAEDDEDFMSCDNKSFEDECEKRDSDTEEFQDSVSVSSEAAVNDEKYDQQMDFQEERETMQKLQQARTDQLWPDEIDTPLDVPAHERFQKYRGLESFRTSPWDAKENLPSDYSRIYQFKNFDRTKRRVLAEAKDFDGILPGLYITLHVINVPASRWAAFKSAQLTDNIIVYGMLPHEHQMCVMNVVLQRMPDSEVPLKSKEELIVQCGYRRFVVNPIYSQHTNGDKHKFERYFRPYETVCATFYAPIQFPPSAVLAFKVNPDSTLALVARGRLISCNPDRIVLKRVVLSGHPMRINRKSATIRYMFFYKEDVEYFKPVKLRTKCGRLGHIKESLGTHGHMKCYFDGQLRSYDTAFMYLYKRVFPKWTYEECLVRTAENERQQVVANRRIEQQQQVAMDM